A window from Bdellovibrionales bacterium encodes these proteins:
- a CDS encoding GNAT family N-acetyltransferase gives MSLKIRKAETTDCSLILEFIKGLAEYEKLSHEVVATPELLRENLFGPQPKAEVVIAEWNDKPAGFALFFHNFSTFLGRPGIYLEDLFVLPDLRGHGIGKGLLKHLAQIAVERGCGRLEWSVLDWNKPAIDFYVSIGAGPMDEWTMYRLTGDKLRGFAQS, from the coding sequence TTGAATTTATCAAAGGTTTGGCCGAGTACGAAAAGCTCTCTCACGAAGTGGTGGCGACACCGGAGCTTTTGCGCGAAAACCTTTTTGGCCCGCAACCAAAGGCGGAAGTTGTAATCGCCGAATGGAATGACAAACCTGCGGGCTTTGCCCTTTTCTTTCATAACTTTTCGACCTTCCTGGGGCGCCCCGGAATTTACCTCGAAGATCTTTTTGTGCTGCCAGACCTTCGCGGCCACGGCATCGGCAAAGGCCTACTAAAGCACCTCGCCCAAATCGCCGTCGAGCGCGGCTGCGGCCGCCTTGAGTGGTCCGTCCTCGACTGGAACAAACCCGCCATTGATTTTTACGTCAGCATCGGCGCGGGCCCGATGGATGAGTGGACCATGTATCGTCTGACCGGCGACAAGCTTCGCGGCTTTGCTCAGAGTTAG
- a CDS encoding RNA pseudouridine synthase: MKLEIVFQNENFVVLDKPAMVLTTPSREGARDERECLGLALQNQMGEQIFPVHRLDFEVSGLVMFARNAKAHAIANAWFEHKSVFKVYQAFTSDQNFDHIPANVKNDRKALSLNSGDRFLWKSRLLRGKRRAYDHATGKPSETEAIYLGPVAAAAGEGGKPASSEWLRWELHPLTGRPHQLRYELSSHGFPIVGDDLYGSKLKFPKPGIALRAVKIDFTKSPDAKKLGLPATIEVGPL, translated from the coding sequence ATGAAATTAGAAATCGTTTTTCAAAACGAAAACTTCGTGGTGCTGGATAAGCCTGCGATGGTGCTGACGACTCCGAGCCGCGAAGGCGCGCGCGATGAGCGGGAGTGTTTGGGCTTAGCATTGCAAAACCAGATGGGCGAGCAGATCTTTCCGGTGCATCGTTTGGATTTTGAAGTGTCGGGCTTGGTGATGTTTGCGCGGAATGCAAAGGCTCACGCGATCGCCAACGCCTGGTTTGAACACAAGAGCGTCTTCAAAGTTTATCAGGCTTTCACGAGCGATCAAAACTTTGATCATATTCCAGCCAACGTAAAAAACGACCGCAAAGCTTTGTCGTTGAATTCAGGGGATCGGTTTCTGTGGAAAAGCCGTCTTTTGCGCGGCAAGCGCCGTGCTTACGATCACGCCACTGGAAAACCGAGCGAGACAGAGGCGATTTACTTAGGTCCTGTCGCAGCGGCGGCGGGCGAAGGCGGCAAGCCTGCGAGCAGCGAGTGGCTTCGCTGGGAGTTGCATCCTCTGACGGGACGCCCGCATCAGCTTCGTTATGAACTGAGCTCGCATGGGTTCCCGATTGTTGGCGACGATCTCTATGGCTCAAAATTGAAGTTCCCAAAACCAGGCATCGCCCTGCGAGCAGTGAAGATCGATTTCACAAAAAGCCCTGACGCCAAAAAACTAGGACTCCCTGCAACGATCGAAGTCGGCCCGCTATAG